A segment of the Chlorogloeopsis sp. ULAP01 genome:
CCACTGGCTAAAGCCGGAACGGGTACTGAATGAGCAGATTGAGGCAAAACCATAGGCACTATTTCAGGATTTGATCGAGAAGCTTTACTAGCGCAAAATTCAAGGATGGGGAGTTAATGTTTTCCCCATTTTAGCCTGTGTGAACTGATCCTCCCTAACCTGCTTAGTAAGGAGGAACCGGATTAGAAGTCCCCCTTGGAAAGGGGGATTTAGGGGAATCTCATCCGAGATGTGTATACACCGTAGCACCTTTGCAAGAAGAGGGTTAGGGTGGGGCTAAATACTGATTTAGCAGCCTGTCTAGCTAACGACCCGGACTTTTTCCAGCCAAACACTCACTTGGGGTAATGCCAAACTGCTGCTTAAACCCTGCCGCAAAATGCCCCAGATGGGTGTACCCGACGCGATTTGCTGCTTCTGCAACGGTGCAACTGCCTGCTCTCAAAAATTGTTCAGCGTATTTCATTCGTTGCTGGGTCAGGTAGCCGATGACAGTTGTACCAAACACATCCCGAAAGCCGCGTTGCAGGGTGCGATCGCTCACACCTACCTGTCGGGCTAAGTCAAACAACGATGGTGGATTCTCTAATCGGGATGCTAGCACCTCTCTGGCATGATAAATCCGGGCGATCGTGTCTGATTTGCGCCCCGGTGGCGGATAACAAAGGGTTTGGTCAGACAGGATTGGCTGAAGCTGCAACTCTAGCAGATCAAATACTTTTGTTTGCAAATACAGCCGCCGTGCCGTGCCAAAAAATGGTGCTATCATGATTTGCTGGGCTATTTGCCGCATTCCCAGCGTCACTATTGGGAAGAACGACACCTTCCAGTCATTGCGTTTCAGGAGTAGCTTCAATAGAGTTGCATTTGTGCCTCTCATTCCTGAAAATAATTCCTCCAGCACCTCTGGTAGCAGATGAACCTCAACAAAAATTAATCGCTGCGATCGCTCATATCGTGAGGTATAGGAAGGCGAAATACCGCTACCAGAGAAGTAGCTCCGCTGTCCTCCCAACGTGGGGTACACCTCTTCATCATGGATTGCTCCAGACAAAATAACCAAAGATTGCACCAAATGGTCATGTACTGGTGCTTTGAGCGACCAATCCCAATGAAATTCCCAGTTATATAAACTCAGCCGTACCCCTGGTAATAATTCCATATGGCGACTATAGCCCCGACCCAGACGTTCTGGAACACTCAAAAGTACTTCATAATTATCAAGTATCAAACTGGGATAGCGCAGTTGAGGAGTCTGCTGGCACAGTTCATTCCAGTCCGTTTGGCTGAGAATCAGGGTCATGATGGGGCTAAATTAAGCGTGATGATTGAGATAAATAAGAATAATTGGCAATAATTCTACCACATTGATGTGAGTGAGCCTCTTTCAGAGGAGCTTCGCTAACGCACTTTGCACACGCTACGCGATCGCTCACTCCAACAATTTGCGCCAATTCCAGCATTTATGACGGATTCTCTAAACGGGAGAGTAAAATTTCCCTAGCTTGATGAATCTAAGCGATGGTTTCTAGCTTTAGTTGTGGTGATGCTTGCAGTCAATTCTGACCAACATTGTAGTGTTAACAAGGGCCAATTAAATCTAGTATGTCAGCATGGTATATAAGTTTGCTCATTGCTACCTGCTTAATTTGACCCTGTACTCCAACTTTACCTTACTTTTGCGCTGCCTTCTTAATCACAACGTGACCGACAGAGACTCTCATCCACTCTATCATTGATGGTCTTTTCGGAGGATTGCCAAAAAGTTCATTAGTTATGTCGGGAAATCCACACTCATCTACAAGTTCTTTAACAAATCCAACCATGCCACGCTGATGTGAAGGGAATTCTTTCTTGACAAGTACAATACGCAATTTATTAACCAACTTGCGAAATAAAGTAGTGTTCTGTATAAAAGAAATCTTCAACAAATGATTGAGAAGCTTTTCATACCAGGTAAAATCAACTTGCTGAGGAAAATACTTTTTCCCGTCTGGGTAAATATCCCAGTAACTGCATCCCCAATCTTCAATAAAGTATAAACCACCTGGCTTGAGATAATTCTCAAACAGATGCCAAAAGCTAATCCTTGTAAATTGTCCAATGTGGGATGCGTCATCAACAATCACATCAAAACCGTTCGGCGCAACTTCATCTGCTATCTTGTTCAAGACTTCGCGGTTCTGTTGTTCTCCCTGATAGACTTTAATCCGGTTGGATGGGTCGTTAATCTGTACTGGATGAATATCAAGACCAATTATCTGAGCTTTCGGAAAAAAATCACGCCAGTACAGTAAAGATTTACCTTCAGCTACTCCTAACTCAAGCAGTACAATTTCTTGATCTCTCAAGGGTTTAAGATACTCTTCATAATTTCTTAAGTAATGTTGACAAGCAAGTTTATCAATAGGCATTGCTTTCTCTGTAGCTTTGCTTGTATTCATACTCACCTCAATTAATGTTACTCTGAATGATTTGGTAACTCGAATATTTTGTGGTCTGTGGACTGGAATCTAAATAATGTAAGAATTTCAGCGATTTTGAAAATAGTCTTGCAACCAGTCTGAAGCCATGCACTTGTTTGCAATAGTAATTCCGTGTAAAGGAGGCAGATATAAATTTTCTGTATAACCTTCAGCAAAGCATGTGATTTCTCTATAAAGAAATACCACAGAGCAACTTTAATCAAGCAAAACTTTTTCTTTAGTTGAGTGCCTGTGCCTGAATCTAAATAGCTCCAGAAGATAGTTTAATGGGAAAAAAAGACCTTTAAGGAACATTGAGTATGATTTTTTAGGATTAGGTTCAATTATTCTCTATTTTTCTCATACTAACGCTGAGAGTATTAAAAATAAAACCTGTGTTACTGCAGATAATAGAATAGAAAAGAAGTCTTTTTATAGCTTCCAACTATCAGAAGGTAGAATTTTAGTAACAAATTCTACAGAATAGGATACACAAAAATCTGTATTCAGTCATAGAACGATAACTTCCGGTACGCCTTTGGCGAACGCATCCATAACGCTTGTGAAATTTTTTATGAATTCCCAGATTCGCTATTTAATGTGTCCCCCCGACCACTATGATGTTGATTATGTGATTAATCCCTGGATGGAAGGGAATATTCACAAATCATCGCGCGATCGCGCCGTCGAACAGTGGCATAACCTCCATAAAATTCTTAAAGATCATGCAATTGTAGACTTAGCGCCACCGCAAAAAGGTTGGCCTGACATGGTGTTTACTGCCAACGCTGGTTTGGTACTGGGCGATAACGTAGTTCTCAGTCGTTTTTTACATAAAGAGCGCCAAGGAGAAGAACCTTATTTCAAACAGTGGTTTGAAGAAAATGGTTACAAAGTCTACGAACTACCTAAAGACTTGCCTTTTGAGGGAGCAGGGGACGCGCTGCTGGATCGGGAAGGACGTTGGCTATGGGCGGGATACGGCTTTCGCTCAGAATTAGATTCTCATCCCTACCTCGCAAAATGGCTAGATATTGAAGTGTTATCCTTGCGATTGATAGATGAGCGCTTCTATCACCTCGATACTTGCTTTTGTCCGTTAACAGATGGCTATTTACTTTACTATCCTGCCGCTTTTGATTCCTACTCCAATCGTTTAATTGAAATGCGAGTAGCACCCCAAAAGCGGATCGCTATTGATGAAACTGATGCAGTAAACTTTGCTTGCAACGCGGTGAATGTAGATCGTGTTGTAGTGATGAATAAGGCTAGCGATGCATTGAAAGCACGTCTTACCGAGATTGGTTTCCAGATCCTTGAAACACCACTCACAGAGTTTCTCAAAGCGGGTGGTGCAGCAAAATGTCTAACGCTACGGGTAACAGAACCAGTTAGAGAAGAAGTTCATGCCAACACGCTAGTCGAAAGCCGCATCGTTCGTATGGAAGGACACTTGCTTGATGCTGGCTTAATTAACCGTGCCTTGGACTTGATCGTAGACAATGGCGGCAGTTTCCAAGTATTAAATTTCAACTTGGGAGAACAACGGCAAAGTACTTCCAAAGCGGAAGTGAAGGTGACAGCACCTTCCCATGATGTGATGGAAGAAATTATCTCGCAGTTAATTGACTTGGGGGCAGTAGATTTACCTCAAGATGAGCGAGATGCCAAACTAGAACCAGTTACAATCGCTGGTGTTGCTCCTGATGATTTTTATGTCACTACGATTTATCCCACCGAGGTGCGAATTCGCGGCGAATGGATCAAAGTAGAAAATCAACGTATGGATGGCGCGATCGCTATTTCTCAAACCCCCCAAGGTTTGGTAGCACGGTGTAAATTATTGCGCGATTTAGAAGTTGGCGAGCAAGTAGTTGTAGATGTGCAAGGTATCCGCACCATCCGCAAGACGGAATCGCGAGAAAAACGCAACGCTGAGGAATTCAGCTTTATGTCAGCAGGTGTTTCCAGCGAGCGGCGCGTAGAACTAGTTGTGGAGCAGGTAGCTTGGGAATTACGTAAAATCCGCGATGCAGGTGGTAAAGTAGTTGTCACAGCCGGGCCTGTAGTAATTCACACTGGTGGCGGCGAACACTTGTCGCGACTGATTAGAGAAGGATACGTGCAGGCACTGTTGGGTGGTAACGCGATCGCCGTTCATGATCTCGAACAAGCGGTTATGGGTACTTCCCTTGGTGTGGATATGAAACGGGGTGTGGCAGTACGTGGTGGACACCGCCATCACCTCAAAGTGATTAATACCATTCGACGTTACGGTAGCATTGCCAAAGCTGTCGAAGCTGGGGTAATTCAAAGTGGCGTCATGTATGAGTGCGTCAACAATAACGTGCCTTTCTGCCTTGCCGGCTCGATTCGCGATGATGGGCCTTTACCTGATACTCAGATGGATCTGCTCAAAGCACAAGCAGAATACACCGAACTACTCAAAGGTGCAGAGATGATTTTAATGTTGTCATCAATGCTGCACTCTATTGGTGTAGGAAATATGACACCTGCGGGAGTGAAAATGGTGTGTGTGGATATCAACCCAGCAGTTGTGACGAAGTTAAGCGATCGAGGTTCAGTAGAGTCTTTGGGTGTTGTCACAGATGTGGGATTATTCCTGAGTCTTTTGGTGCAGCAGTTGGATAAATTAACAAGTCCGTATACTGCCAAAGTGAGTTAATTAAGGGTTTTCCCGGCTGCTCGTTGGCTGAGGCTGGAAAACTATTGGCTGAGGCTGGAAAACTAAATGATTGAGAACCCGGACTTCTTTAAAGAAGTCCGGGTTCTAAGTACCTCAATTTTCAAATTTTTCTAAATTATCTCAAATTTAATGACAGCAAAAAATTCACCCTTTTTCTGAGTTACGAGGGTAAATATAAAATGAAAGGAAGAATAATTGGTTTTTTAATTTCCTTATATGAAAAGCTTTTGAGAATTTATAAAAAAATTAACCGAATTCATAATTTTTTATTAGATGTAGCAGAAGCCGAGATTCAAAGAAAAGAAAATCAGAAATCTACTTATCATTGTGTTTATATCCAGTCCCAAAATCAACAATTTAAAATGATTTTAAACTCCCCAGGTTTTGTGGAAGACACAATTATTAGAAGAAAAACATGGGAGCCTTATTTATCATCTGTTATTTGTTTCTTTATGAAAGAAGATGGTGTGTTCTTAGATATAGGAGCGAATATAGGTTATCACAGTTTATATACAGCTGCTTCTTTTAGCAATTCGCAATGCATTTGCTTTGAGCCTCATCCAAAGATTTATAAGCAACTAGTGCAAAATGTACTAGTTAATACTGCACTTAAAAATATTTGCTGCCACAACATTGCTGTCGGTGAGCAAAACGGTGAGATAACTTTTTATGTGCAACGCGATGATTCTTATAACCGAGGATTATCAAGTCTAGCATACAATTATGACTTAGGTGAAAACTGCGATCAAATCAAAGTAAATATCATTCAACTAGATGATTTTATAGATGAAAATCTCAAAAGCAAAATTAGTGTGATCAAAATAGATACACAAGGGTGTGAATATCAAGTATTTTGTGGTGCTTTGGATACTATTAATAAATCAAAACCCATAATAATTTTTGAATTTGAACCTGATTATCACAGTGCAGATTCTGAAGGAGCTTTAAAAAATATATTAGAGAAGATTCCAGATTATAAGATTTTACTGATTGATAGAGATTTACTGGCAATTAGAGAATTTGAAATTTCAGAGGTTTGCAAACATGGTTTTGAGGGTGATTTTATTTGTCTGCCGAAAAATGATTTTGATTTTTATTTGTAAGTATATTATCAAAGTTAAGCGATCGCGCTTTGATAAAATAGCTTGATGTAGTAATTCATCTATTCAAAGTAAAATCACCAACCAAACAGGAAATTATGATTCAAGGAGTAGCTTTCACAAGAGAGTTAGAAATTCGCTGGGTAAGTATTGTTGCAGATATTTTATTAGCAGGGATGGTGGTAGGGCCAATTGCTGCACCCTTTCTAGCAGCATCTGGATTGCCAATTTTACCTACAATTGCGGACATTATTTATTTTATGGGTAGTCATGTTTGCCCACAACCGAACATGGGTGTAGCCTTAGCTGCACCGTTTATTATGGCTGTGTGTATGCGTTGCTATGGTACGGTAACGGGTTTGCTGCTAACTCGTTTACTGTGTGGGATCACAGGCGGTAAAGGATTTTATTGGTTGCATCAATATGGTTGGAGTGGTGTAGCCCTTGCCACTGTCTTGATGATGGCTTATCCATTGGAATTAGCAGCAGAAGTTTTGGGAGTGTGGAGTTTCAATAATTACATTGTTACAGTCTTTGGGTTGATAACGGGTTTGGCGTGGGGCTTGATGACAATGCCGATATTGCACACTCAAGAGATAAAATCGACAACCTTGTTAGCAGATGAAAACTGACTCCATTTTTTACCAGATATTTCAGAATTTCCCTGGTATTTTCTTTGAACTCATTGGTCAACCTGCTGTAACTGGTGCTATTTACGAATTTATTTCAGTGGAAGTTAAACAAACAGCTTTTCGTATAGATGGTTTGTTTCTTCCCGAACCAGGCTTAATTGAACAACCTATCTATTTTCTCGAAATACAGTTCCAGAAAGATAACAGATTATACCAGCGCTTGTTTGCGGAAATATTCCTTTACTTCTCCAGATATGACTGTGGAAATGATTGGCGTGGAGTGGTGATATTTAAGAACAAGAGTCTAGATCCTGGTGTACCATTGCAGTATCGAGGGTTATTGATGAGTCAGCAAGTACAGATTTTGTACTTAGATGAACTAGGAGTAGAGGAATCCCTCGGCGTGGGTGTGGTTAAATTAGTTGTAGAAAATCAGAAAAAAGCAGCTAATTTTGCTAGACAGTTGCTCAACAAAGCTAGGCAAGAAATTGCCGATGAACTCAACAGGCAGCGAATCATTGAATTGATTGAGACAATAGTCTTATACAAGTTTCCACAAATGACTCGCCAGGAGTTAGAAGCTATGTTTGGATTTAAAGAGTTAAAGCAAACAAGATACTTTCAAGAAGTGGCGCAAGAAGCCAGAGAACAAGGAATACAAGAAGGAAGGCAAGAAGGAAGGCAAGAAGGTAAGCTAGAAGCAGTACCCCGCTTGTTAGCATTGGGGCTGTCTGTGGAACAGGTTGCGGAGGCTTTAGGTTTATCAGTTGAGCAAGTGCAACAAAAAGCAGATGAGCAAACTTCTACTTGATGTCGTACTTAGAAGTTTTACTTCCTACGATCGCTCCCGTGTTTCAGCTTGATGACGCAACTCACGGGCGTAAACTTTATTGTTTTCTTGTAGGTCGAACTCACCGCTTTTAATTATTTTCACAAATGAATCAAACCCTCTTCCAAGAGCATCAGCACAGGCAAATTATACCGCATTGACTTTGATGGCAATGCCCACTCTACGATTTGTGATCTAATGATTGCAATGTTAGTACGTCGGGCTGTTATGCCAATACATCGGTCTGTGATATTAATACATCAACCTGTTATGTTAATGCATCAGGCTGTGATATCAATAAGTTGGGTTGTTATGCCAATACATCGGTCTGTGATATTAATATATCAACCTGTGATGTTAATGCATCGGCTTGCGATAGCTAACCAATTCTTGGAGTTTCTTTGCAATGGAATTTGCTTTGCAACTTCCCTTGCCACAACCTGTTAAGTTGATGATGGTATCCTGTCGAGTCAGATTACCGATTACTTGAACAAAACTTCAGTAATTCCACTATAATGCTCAGTTTTAATCTCATGCGATCGCTTCCATCAAGGAAACTCCTTGAGTGCGAACATCTTGCAGTTCAGGGGAATAAGCAGAATATCCATTTTCGTCTTTTTCAATGATGATGTTGACTCGCCCAGACATTTAACTACCTCCTGAGTTTTTATGAGGTTCACCAAAGCAGTGATCGTCTTCTGCTAACATCCATAATCTCAAGTAAAATAAACCCAGTTTACTCTACACTCTTAAACCACTCGACAATACCTTGTGCGATCGCCTTTGCTAATTTCTTCTGTTCTTTCTCATCTGTTACCCACTCAAATTCCCAAGGGTTGCTCATAAAACCTAACTCCAGCAACACTGATGGCGCAGCAGCTGGGCGTGTGAGCGCTAAGTTATTCCAAAACACGCCATAGGATGGACGCTCTAATTTCTCGACAAGATAATTTTGTATAAATACTGCTAAACTGTGCGCTTGGGGATGATACCAAAAAGTTCCCACTCCCTTGGTGTTTTCGGCATCACCACTATCAGGCAGAGAGTTGTAATGTATGGATAAAGCTATAGCTGGTTCTTGTTGATTGATAATTTCTTGACGTTCAACTAGTGACACTTCTCTATCTTCCTCTCGTGTCATCACTACTGTTGCGCCTCGCTTCACCAACTCATCTCGCAGCAACTTTGACACTACCAAATTAACATCTTTTTCCAGAACTCTATTTGGACCTGATGCGCCTGATTCTTTCCCACCATGTCCAGGATCTAATAAAATCTTAATTCCAGATAAAGGTTTACGTTTTGAGTCAGGAATTACTGGTGGGTGACGCAAACTTAAAACCAAACTCGTACCTTCGTATCTGAGCTTATATCCCCACTGCTGGTCATTTTTGAGGTGAAAGGTATATTGTATTTGTCCTGGTGCCACCTGCTGCCAATCGAGACGAGAAATTAAGGGGTTATCATCTAAACGAATAATATCTGTTTGGGCAGTCGTATTGTGGAGGGTGAGGGTAAAAGTGCGATCACCTTGTTGTACGGAAATTGGCACGGGAACTTGCAGAGGAAAAACCATCTCTGTGCGATCGCTCTTGGGGCGATAACCAACACTGCGAATAATTGAGCGCGGGGGAATTGCTCCTGATATAATTGTCGTTTCCTTACTATTAATCCAGCCGCCGTAGTCTAAGCGCAACCATTCTCCTTCCCTTCCTGTGACTGCGGCTTGTGTTCCTTTGGGTAACGGTGTGAGTCGAGAATAATCTGTGCTTGGCCCGGTACGAGCAACACCAGCTTCTGTTGTGACTGCGACAACTTGCGGTTGTGCAGGTGAAAGAATGGTTATTTTTCCGGGGCTTTCCTGAGTTGTTGTTTGACCATTAAGTGTAAGTTGAAACTGAGGTTTACCCAAATTCACATCTTTGGTATTATCCGATAAACTAATACCAAAACTAGTGGTGCAACCCTCGTATTTACCAACAGTGGATTGAGAAGGTTGATTTTTACCTGTCAATGCTGCCAAGTTACTGGGCAACTGAACTTGTTGAAGTTGAGGCGAAAGAGGTATTGTTTGATTACCCAATTTCACAGATACACTGGCATTGGGAGCAGCGATCGCGCTAAAACAAATAAGTTCCCCCGGCAGTCTGGCTATGTCTTTTGCTGGAGTCAGGGAATCTTTAGCAAAGGCTAACCCTTGTGGTACTTCAGGTTGGGTAGCAAGCCTTGTTACTTTAATCTGAACTGTTTGATTTTGGTGACTTACGGTAAAGAGATTTTCTCCCAACTTTAAGGGTAAACTGGGAGCAAAATGACCAGACTGACTGCGGTTTACCGGTTTACCATTGATGAGAACTTGTCCGGTTGGTGGTGCTGTGCCAATGAAAAAAATTTTATCGCTGCTAGTCTGGTAGTTTGCGGGAGGATAAACAACCTGAAGGGATTGCTCTTGTGCCAAAACTACTACAGTAGAAGAAAGTATAGAACCTAATAATACTAATCCTAAAAGTGATCTCACGCCAAAATAAAATAAGTCTCACAACAATATACTGTGGCACAATGACGGGGTGTATCTGGGGAAGTTGCTAGAATTTACGAATTATGACGAAGTTTGTATTTGTTACCGGCGGTGTAGTTTCAAGTATCGGCAAGGGCATTGTAGCAGCAAGTTTGGGGCGCTTGCTCAAATCACGAGATTATTCGGTGTCGATTCTCAAACTTGATCCTTATATTAATGTCGATCCAGGAACCATGAGTCCTTTTCAGCATGGTGAAGTATTTGTTACTCAAGATGGTGCTGAAACAGACTTGGATTTGGGACATTACGAACGCTTTACCGATACATCCATGTCCCGTCTTAATAGTGTTACCACTGGCTCAATTTATCAAGCGGTAATCAACAAAGAGCGTCGTGGTGACTATAATGGCGGCACGGTACAGGTAATTCCCCACATCACCAATGAAATTAAAGACAGGATTTCTAGAGTAGCAAGAGATACGAATCCTGATGTAGTAATTACAGAAATTGGCGGTACAGTAGGCGATATAGAATCACTGCCGTTTTTGGAAGCAATTCGCCAGTTCCGCAAGGATGTAGGACGACAAAACGTCCTGTATTTGCACGTTACTTTGATACCGTGGATTGCTTCGGCAGGTGAAATGAAAACCAAGCCGACACAGCATTCAGTCAAAGAACTGCGATCGATTGGCATTCAACCAGATATTTTAGTTTGTCGGTGCGATCGCCCCTTGCCAGGAGGTTTAAAACAGAAGTTATCCGAGTTTTGCGATGTGCCACCAGAAGGGGTAATTCCCGCCATCGATGCCAAGAGTATCTATGAAGTACCGCTCATTTTAGAACGGGAAGGACTGGCACAGGAAGCACTAGAGTTTTTGAGCATGGAGCAACGCGAACCGGATCTGAGTCAGTGGCAAACTTTAGTAGAAAGGTTATACAGTCCCAAACATCGGGTAGAAATTGCCATTGTCGGTAAATACGTACA
Coding sequences within it:
- a CDS encoding methyltransferase domain-containing protein, translating into MNTSKATEKAMPIDKLACQHYLRNYEEYLKPLRDQEIVLLELGVAEGKSLLYWRDFFPKAQIIGLDIHPVQINDPSNRIKVYQGEQQNREVLNKIADEVAPNGFDVIVDDASHIGQFTRISFWHLFENYLKPGGLYFIEDWGCSYWDIYPDGKKYFPQQVDFTWYEKLLNHLLKISFIQNTTLFRKLVNKLRIVLVKKEFPSHQRGMVGFVKELVDECGFPDITNELFGNPPKRPSMIEWMRVSVGHVVIKKAAQK
- a CDS encoding CTP synthase, translating into MTKFVFVTGGVVSSIGKGIVAASLGRLLKSRDYSVSILKLDPYINVDPGTMSPFQHGEVFVTQDGAETDLDLGHYERFTDTSMSRLNSVTTGSIYQAVINKERRGDYNGGTVQVIPHITNEIKDRISRVARDTNPDVVITEIGGTVGDIESLPFLEAIRQFRKDVGRQNVLYLHVTLIPWIASAGEMKTKPTQHSVKELRSIGIQPDILVCRCDRPLPGGLKQKLSEFCDVPPEGVIPAIDAKSIYEVPLILEREGLAQEALEFLSMEQREPDLSQWQTLVERLYSPKHRVEIAIVGKYVQLSDAYLSVVEALRHAAIAMGSELHLRWVNSEKLEVEGVENHLDGVDGVIVPGGFGVRGVDGKIEAIKYARIRQIPFLGLCLGMQCSVIEWARNVAGFADAHSAEFEPHTENPVINLLPEQQDVVDLGGTMRLGLYPCRILPNSLAFRLYQEEVIYERHRHRYEFNNAYRNLFLDSGYLISGSSPDGRLVEIVELPQHPFFIACQFHPEFQSRPSAPHPLFKGFIEAAIARFESSSGTQIPLEVF
- a CDS encoding Rpn family recombination-promoting nuclease/putative transposase, producing MKTDSIFYQIFQNFPGIFFELIGQPAVTGAIYEFISVEVKQTAFRIDGLFLPEPGLIEQPIYFLEIQFQKDNRLYQRLFAEIFLYFSRYDCGNDWRGVVIFKNKSLDPGVPLQYRGLLMSQQVQILYLDELGVEESLGVGVVKLVVENQKKAANFARQLLNKARQEIADELNRQRIIELIETIVLYKFPQMTRQELEAMFGFKELKQTRYFQEVAQEAREQGIQEGRQEGRQEGKLEAVPRLLALGLSVEQVAEALGLSVEQVQQKADEQTST
- a CDS encoding DUF2085 domain-containing protein is translated as MIQGVAFTRELEIRWVSIVADILLAGMVVGPIAAPFLAASGLPILPTIADIIYFMGSHVCPQPNMGVALAAPFIMAVCMRCYGTVTGLLLTRLLCGITGGKGFYWLHQYGWSGVALATVLMMAYPLELAAEVLGVWSFNNYIVTVFGLITGLAWGLMTMPILHTQEIKSTTLLADEN
- a CDS encoding N-acetylmuramoyl-L-alanine amidase, with product MRSLLGLVLLGSILSSTVVVLAQEQSLQVVYPPANYQTSSDKIFFIGTAPPTGQVLINGKPVNRSQSGHFAPSLPLKLGENLFTVSHQNQTVQIKVTRLATQPEVPQGLAFAKDSLTPAKDIARLPGELICFSAIAAPNASVSVKLGNQTIPLSPQLQQVQLPSNLAALTGKNQPSQSTVGKYEGCTTSFGISLSDNTKDVNLGKPQFQLTLNGQTTTQESPGKITILSPAQPQVVAVTTEAGVARTGPSTDYSRLTPLPKGTQAAVTGREGEWLRLDYGGWINSKETTIISGAIPPRSIIRSVGYRPKSDRTEMVFPLQVPVPISVQQGDRTFTLTLHNTTAQTDIIRLDDNPLISRLDWQQVAPGQIQYTFHLKNDQQWGYKLRYEGTSLVLSLRHPPVIPDSKRKPLSGIKILLDPGHGGKESGASGPNRVLEKDVNLVVSKLLRDELVKRGATVVMTREEDREVSLVERQEIINQQEPAIALSIHYNSLPDSGDAENTKGVGTFWYHPQAHSLAVFIQNYLVEKLERPSYGVFWNNLALTRPAAAPSVLLELGFMSNPWEFEWVTDEKEQKKLAKAIAQGIVEWFKSVE
- a CDS encoding AraC family transcriptional regulator — encoded protein: MTLILSQTDWNELCQQTPQLRYPSLILDNYEVLLSVPERLGRGYSRHMELLPGVRLSLYNWEFHWDWSLKAPVHDHLVQSLVILSGAIHDEEVYPTLGGQRSYFSGSGISPSYTSRYERSQRLIFVEVHLLPEVLEELFSGMRGTNATLLKLLLKRNDWKVSFFPIVTLGMRQIAQQIMIAPFFGTARRLYLQTKVFDLLELQLQPILSDQTLCYPPPGRKSDTIARIYHAREVLASRLENPPSLFDLARQVGVSDRTLQRGFRDVFGTTVIGYLTQQRMKYAEQFLRAGSCTVAEAANRVGYTHLGHFAAGFKQQFGITPSECLAGKSPGR
- a CDS encoding FkbM family methyltransferase, with product MKGRIIGFLISLYEKLLRIYKKINRIHNFLLDVAEAEIQRKENQKSTYHCVYIQSQNQQFKMILNSPGFVEDTIIRRKTWEPYLSSVICFFMKEDGVFLDIGANIGYHSLYTAASFSNSQCICFEPHPKIYKQLVQNVLVNTALKNICCHNIAVGEQNGEITFYVQRDDSYNRGLSSLAYNYDLGENCDQIKVNIIQLDDFIDENLKSKISVIKIDTQGCEYQVFCGALDTINKSKPIIIFEFEPDYHSADSEGALKNILEKIPDYKILLIDRDLLAIREFEISEVCKHGFEGDFICLPKNDFDFYL
- a CDS encoding TIGR00300 family protein, which gives rise to MNSQIRYLMCPPDHYDVDYVINPWMEGNIHKSSRDRAVEQWHNLHKILKDHAIVDLAPPQKGWPDMVFTANAGLVLGDNVVLSRFLHKERQGEEPYFKQWFEENGYKVYELPKDLPFEGAGDALLDREGRWLWAGYGFRSELDSHPYLAKWLDIEVLSLRLIDERFYHLDTCFCPLTDGYLLYYPAAFDSYSNRLIEMRVAPQKRIAIDETDAVNFACNAVNVDRVVVMNKASDALKARLTEIGFQILETPLTEFLKAGGAAKCLTLRVTEPVREEVHANTLVESRIVRMEGHLLDAGLINRALDLIVDNGGSFQVLNFNLGEQRQSTSKAEVKVTAPSHDVMEEIISQLIDLGAVDLPQDERDAKLEPVTIAGVAPDDFYVTTIYPTEVRIRGEWIKVENQRMDGAIAISQTPQGLVARCKLLRDLEVGEQVVVDVQGIRTIRKTESREKRNAEEFSFMSAGVSSERRVELVVEQVAWELRKIRDAGGKVVVTAGPVVIHTGGGEHLSRLIREGYVQALLGGNAIAVHDLEQAVMGTSLGVDMKRGVAVRGGHRHHLKVINTIRRYGSIAKAVEAGVIQSGVMYECVNNNVPFCLAGSIRDDGPLPDTQMDLLKAQAEYTELLKGAEMILMLSSMLHSIGVGNMTPAGVKMVCVDINPAVVTKLSDRGSVESLGVVTDVGLFLSLLVQQLDKLTSPYTAKVS